The Comamonas sp. GB3 AK4-5 genome includes a region encoding these proteins:
- a CDS encoding class 1 fructose-bisphosphatase, which produces MKKSISLTRYLVEQQRVDGLIPGQLRLLLEVVARACKRISFAVNKGELGEVMGTAGSENVQGEVQKKLDIIANETLIEANEWGGHLAAMASEEMEGIYVVPNRYPQGEYLLMFDPLDGSSNIDINMSIGTIFSVLKKPEGHPGVTEEDFMQPGTHQVAAGYCIYGPQTTLVLTVGDGVSMFTLDREQGSFVLIQENVKIPEDTKEFAINMSNMRHWDAPMKRYVDECLEGKEGPRGKDFNMRWVAAMVADVHRILCRGGIFMYPWDKREPQKPGKLRLMYEANPMSWLIEQAGGLSTNGRQRIMDIQPTQLHERVSVILGAKNEVERVMQYHAEADKTAL; this is translated from the coding sequence ATGAAGAAAAGCATCAGCCTGACCCGCTATCTGGTCGAGCAGCAGCGTGTGGACGGCCTGATCCCCGGCCAGTTGCGCCTGCTGCTGGAAGTGGTGGCCCGCGCCTGCAAGCGCATCAGCTTTGCCGTGAACAAGGGCGAGCTGGGTGAAGTCATGGGCACGGCCGGTAGCGAGAACGTGCAAGGCGAGGTCCAGAAAAAACTGGACATCATCGCCAACGAAACCCTGATCGAAGCCAACGAATGGGGCGGTCACCTGGCGGCCATGGCCTCCGAAGAAATGGAAGGCATCTACGTGGTGCCCAACCGTTACCCCCAGGGCGAATACCTGCTGATGTTCGACCCATTGGACGGCTCGTCCAACATCGACATCAATATGTCGATTGGCACCATCTTCAGCGTGCTCAAAAAGCCCGAAGGCCACCCCGGCGTGACCGAGGAAGACTTTATGCAGCCCGGCACCCACCAGGTGGCGGCCGGCTACTGCATCTACGGCCCGCAGACCACGCTGGTGCTCACCGTGGGTGACGGTGTGTCCATGTTCACGCTGGACCGCGAGCAAGGCTCTTTCGTGCTGATCCAGGAAAACGTCAAGATCCCGGAAGACACCAAGGAATTCGCCATCAATATGAGCAATATGCGCCACTGGGACGCCCCCATGAAGCGCTATGTGGACGAGTGCCTGGAAGGCAAGGAAGGCCCGCGCGGCAAGGACTTCAATATGCGCTGGGTGGCCGCCATGGTGGCCGATGTGCACCGCATCCTGTGCCGCGGCGGCATCTTCATGTACCCCTGGGACAAGCGCGAGCCACAAAAGCCCGGCAAGCTACGCCTGATGTATGAGGCCAACCCCATGAGCTGGCTGATTGAACAGGCCGGCGGCCTGTCCACCAACGGCCGCCAGCGCATCATGGACATCCAGCCCACCCAGCTGCATGAACGCGTGAGCGTGATCCTGGGCGCCAAGAACGAAGTGGAACGCGTAATGCAGTATCACGCCGAGGCCGACAAAACCGCGCTATAA